Part of the Brassica oleracea var. oleracea cultivar TO1000 chromosome C8, BOL, whole genome shotgun sequence genome is shown below.
TCGAGAAGATCTTCAAGGAAGAAGAAGAAACCAGGTCAGTGTAAATAATCCATTTGAAGCCATGCGTACTCTAATAAAAACATTTAGATTCTTGGAGAAAACCTGACGATTTTAAATTATAATTTCAGCAGTGATGAATCATGAAGCAAAAGCAGAAGACGCAGTAGATGCATCAAAAGCTGAGTTAGACCAAGAATCAGAAGGCTGTCACTGAGAACCGTCCTGAACATGGAGCGTAAGTTGTTTACTCTTCCGACTTTGTTTGGTTATTTTGTACGGTGCAATTCCATGTAAGATTAGATGTGGTTTTCCACTTTGATTTGAAAAGTGCAAGAGTGAAAACAGAAAACACACAAATCCATATATCAAAAGAACACAAGGTTCATACTATTACATAACTTGAAGTACAAAACCACATATCATATAATTTATTATGTAAATTAACATTACATAAAACACAAGACAACTCTAAACGGGCATGTGCGTTCCAACACCGGCCTTGTGCTCGCCCGCATGAGTACCGGGTACATGATGACCTTGACCTGTAGCGTAGTCGGTGTCTCTGTATCCAGGACCATACTTGCTACTGAATGTACCAGCATGAATCAACAAGAGGTAGAGCAGTTGGGTGAACGTAAGGATTATAATGAAGGCTTCAATCATCCTCAATCTCCATCCCCTCCATCCTCCTATGTTTATCTGTTTGCATGCCAACCTTATTCCCAAAAAAAAAAAGGAATACTACATTATGACTTTGCATATTGCTCAATATGTTCTCTTAAATGAACCATTCAAATATTAAAAAAAATAATTAAATGTTTTTTTCATATATGGCCTTTGTAAATATGTGGAAAAATGTCCATGAACTAGATTTGATAAATGAAACTTTTGGCAGCTATATATGATAAATTACCCCATGGCAAGAGCGGTAACAGCCCATGCAACGATAGAGGCAGACCCTGCGGCTGCAAGACTATCGTTCCGCCAGAACCTAATATGGTTACCTCCGGCCAGCTTCGAGGCTATCCCTATAACAGCTGCTAAGATCGAGAAAGTCAGGAAGAATGGCGTTGCTCCGTTGCCTCCAAAACCTAATTAAAATGTTCGATAAATTAGAAACAACTTATTATAACTTCAACTAAATATGATCAAATGTTAAGCAGAGAGATGTAGAGAATAGTTTTACTTGGGTGGTTAGTTTGGCCGTTGATGTATTTATTGATACACCAACTTGCGAAACCAAGTACGATGAGGTACATAACCAGATTCAAGAACAGTAATGGTGCTGCTATGTTTCTTCCCACCGTTGCCATTTTTTTGAATCTCTACAAGCTCTCTTTATTTTACTTCTTTGTCACTCTTATCTAAATCCAACAAAGCTTTACTTGTTCGGTGATCGAGCGATTGTAACGAGAATATGTGACATAGTTTTATATACACACAGCTTAGACGGTTTGGTGGCAAGGAACACGTGTCATGCACAGAGGACCTTCAGTGTTCAGCTGGTTACAGGTGGTGGAGCACGTGTCGTGAGGTTGTTCCAAAGTGTTGGATATAGGCCAGTGTTGTCATTGAGCTCGAATCTTCAAGTGCTTTCTTTATATTATCTCCTTATGTTTTGATCATATTAAATGTTGGAGGCTACCATATATTGGTAAGTATAATTTGTCAGCAATTATTTATGATAGAGGAAAAGTAACCGACTATATATCTACAACGTGGCTTCTTATTCTTTGTTATGTTTCTAAAGAAGGAAAGTAACTTGCAATCAAAGTTATATAATTAGTATACTGGCCACAATGGTTCATAATTCATAAACTGGAGTAGGGGTGGACTGTTCGGGTACCCATTCGGGTTCGGTTCGGATCTAATCGGATTTCGGGTTTTCGGGTTTAAAGATTTCAGTCTCATTCGGATATTTCTAAATTTCGGTTTGAGTTTGGTTCTGATCTTTACGGATTCGGTTCGGATTCGAATAACCCATTTAAATTATTTTTAAAATTTTAATATTCATTATATGCTTAAAAATTTTCAAAATCTATAAATTAAAATAATATATTACATATAAATTTGTATAATATATGTCAAAATACCTAAAATTAACATATAAATTGGTTTGATTTAAATATTTGGATAGAAAATCAATAGATATTTCAAGCATTTTGGTGTTTTGAATATATTTTAGTCATTTTAAACATTTATTTTTGACTATTTATGTATATTTTCAAGTATTTTAAACAACTTTAAAATATCTTATATATTTTGGATGTTTTTAATATATATTAAATCTAAAAATAAGTAATATATTTAGGTATATAAATCTATTTCGAGTACTCGAGATATTTCGGTTCGGATCGGGTTCGGTTTCGGTTCTTTAGGTAACAAAATTTTGAATCCGTTCGGATATTTAATCAATTTTGGTTTGGATTTGGTACTATTTTTCGGATCGGATTCTGTTCGGTTCTTTGGATCCGAATTTTTTGCCCAGCCATAAACTGGAGATGCATATTAAGCAAGCATGGCCAATCCCGAGATCTAAGAGAGCATACACGATTATTAAAAAAATTAATTAAAGCTTTTTTACCAATTTAAAGATCTAAAATGTTATTGTTTTTGCATATGTCCATATAATTTTTTAAAAAAATTATTAGAGGCTCAAAACTAATATTTCATTCGGTTTTGCACAGAACTGAACCTATAGATAACCTTAGCATCATCCGACATTACATATTAAGGTTATTGGATCAACCACAGGTGTGTTCATATAACATTAACTGATTATTGTTTGGTGTAAATAAGTTTGTGAGAGTTCAATGTCGGGAACATTACAACATTTCAGATCCTTTCCTTTCTACTTCTTTCAAACATTTTCTGTATGACACTAACATGAATATCTTATGAGACTTGTAATATTAAACAATCTTCTATAGCCATGATGATAATCTCTCATCTCTTGAAGACTAATGGTCTTTATGATGTTTTGGATGATGAAAGACCTCCGGTTTTCTCAAGATCACGTTGTCTTGCTCGTTCCATTTTCCGCTTTCGCCATTCTTCCAATGCTATATAGAACGTTTGTGTAACAGATCAAAACTCCATATCATAAATGAAAAGATCGTATTGTGGTTGTTACCATTCATACCTTTCAAGCTGGAGGCATCGTTAAGCAAGCGGAATTCCTTGAGGCGTTTAGAGAGATCAACGGCTGTGTTCTGCTTCACATCTTTCTCCAGCTCTGTTTCTTGTCCCCCAGTTCCCTCCTGTTCGATTTCTCGAACCTATCATCATTCAAAGAACACATGACATAATCCTAATTTGGCTTTGAAATGCTACATGGCTGGAAATGTGAACAATGTAGGATAATGTTGTAAGCTCACTCTTTTGATGAGATCTAGAGGTTGCATCGCGAGCCTAATCTCTTCAGCTTCCTTGATATACCGAAGCTGAGCCGCATTTATCAAAGGGTTTATGGTACGGTGAACGAATGAAACAAACAAGAATGGCAAAGTAATGCAGAAGCAAGATGATTCTAACTTCAGTTCAAAAGGCATAATCTAAATTGTTAACAGGTTCTGTTTTGACTTAAGTTTCTTTCTCTTATCCTTTAAATCTTCGGTTAAACTCTTTTTTTTTCTTAGGTAACGATTTATTTATTTGACATGGTGCATCGCATTAGCATTTAAATATTTTGATTCGGTGAACATGATTCCAAATTCAACTACATATATTATGCTTTGAAATATTACTATTAGATCAATTCTATCAGATTAAAATCATATTAAACATTTCTGTTGGTAATTGTGGTCTTCATAAACGCTTTTGACTTCAGTTGATGGAAACACCAAAACAGTAAAAAACATGGAACCATATTTTAAGGAAAGTGAGTTTCATTCCTCAAGAATCAAGAACAGCCACCACAAGAAAACATAACTCATATCACATTTAGATAGCTTCAACTATTTACATTATGAGAGCAAGAAAATACATTTCAAAACCATTCTCTCTGACACGAACAGGATTAATATATCAAAATCTAATAAGCTTACTTTTATGTATACTTATTGAGCAACTTGCCAAACCAAAAAAAACATGTCAATGCTAGCTTTTGAAGAGAAGCGAAACAGGGCTGTTTCTCTGTCTCTCTACTTCTGTTCTTGATGTCTTGGAGCTGCATTAACAATGTTTCAATGTGTTTTTTTTTTTTAATTAGTCAAGAAGAGAAATCAAGAAACCAGAAGATAATCTTTAAAACATACCAAGTCCACTAGCTTCTGAGGTTCCCATGATCCTAAGCCTTTTCACCGAAGTGATAAACATTCTAATACCAAAAAAAGTGTGAAATAACTTTAGATATTAATAGAGAGTAATATGGGTTCTAAACTTCTAATACCAAGCCAATTTTCGATTCTTACCTCCATGGAACATCACCCACAAGCATCCAATCTCCTTCTTTATCCTCGTAAGTGAGTACAAACTCTGATGATCCATCTAGAAGTCTTAAAGGTTTCACCTTTTCCATTGAAGTAGTACCTGAGGATCATGTCAAAGTATAAAATGTCAATCCCAACTCCATTGTCAAAAAGTATAAAGCTTTACTGACCTGTCCTTCCGAAGAACATTTCCTCAAGCGTCTGAGCCAAGTTTTCATAAGAAGAATGAGCTCTCACATCCACTTTTCTTCCTATACCAACTCCATCCTTGTTCACTTTCACAAACCCTGAACCCTTCACTGAGACATCTTTAGGCTCATCTTCCTTCATAACTTTCTTCTTCGCCTCTCCTTGTTCAGCTTTCACAGCTTGTTTGTTAGCCAAACTGTTCATCCTGTGTGACCCCACTGGTGGCCATCCCACAACCTGACTGCTAAAAACAAAACCAACAAAGTTCACTCCTTTACATCATGCAACATCGAAATAAACATAAAGTTATGAGCTTTATTGATTAAAAAAGGAAGAACCTTGAACGAGGAGGAGATGCTCCATGGTGAGAGGAGGAAGAGTCAGCAGCAGCTCGTTTAGACCCAACGGATGGAAAATCTTTAGCCGTTAGAATCCTTCCACGCTCTCTCCACGCGCCGCTGCTGAGGCTGAGTCCTAACCCCAGCTCCAGCTCACTCTCAGCCGGAAGAAGATTAGTCTTCCCCAGCTCAAACTCTGACCCACCACGCATTGTCAATCAAGGAATTCGAAAGGTAGAGACTTTTCAAAAGAGCCGTCCAAGAGAAGAGGCTTTGAGGACACACACTTGATATGGAGACAAAAGCAGAGAGAGTGTGGGTATATAGGGTTTCTTCAGTCTTATTTGAGAGAGAGAGAGAGAGAGAGACAAGAGATGATGAAAGCAGAGTATAGGAGAGAAGTGGGACCCCATCTGTCTTGTAATGACCATACCACAATGCTAATTTTCTAACCAAAGTCTTGTCTTTTGTTTAAATATTAGTTTTATCATACTTTACTTCCCCGACATCATCAAACCTGTTGGTTCAAGCAGGGCTAGAGGAAGAGAGTCCCAAGAACCTTGTTTACAGTTGTGTGCATAACAAATTGTTATAATATTGGCTAACGTTTTGCTTTTTGTTACATTTTTGTTACATAGTTTTTGTATTTGTTCCCACTTGTATTTGTTTTGGTGTAATAAAGGCTATATTGTAATGCTTTCGGATGATAAGTCATTCTTTTAAACATCATTATTATTAGAAAATCGTGGTGATTAGATATTTTCATCATGATGTTGGATGATCCTTTGAAAACTTTAGCAGGGGTCATTGGTTTGTGGAAATTATACTTTTAATCAAAATCATTATCAAGGGAGTACATTGTCTCGTGCTCTGATCGATGGATCTGAAGGAAACTAAAATCATTACTGAGCTAAATGGTTGTATCATATATGAACCAAATATGTTTAGTTTTGGCTTGATTTTTATCTTATCTTTTTCAAAGATTTGGTCCACCTCTCTGATTAATTACAAAAAAAAACTCTTGACATAGTTACCAACATATTTAGCGCTCTCATCAATAATAGATAAACTAAATTATAACCTACATATGAATATGCTGTGATCCCTATATTCAATAAATTCAGTATATGAAATTATGAATGGTGATAAGTAGTTTGGGAAAATTGTTTTTTAGGCGAAAAAATAATAATTATATTTTATTAGGCTAATTCCTATTTTGTATATCTCTTATCTCTAATGTCTTTTAGTATTTTCGAAAATAAATCAAATAAATAGTTTTATAAACTAAAAAAATTGGAAAATGTAACTTGATAAAATACATATATTAACTTAGTGGTATTTTTTCCAGCTCTAAAAATGTTTAAATCATAATTTCAGATTTTGTTTTACAAAAAATAGAATTAACGTTGTACATGGGAATAAAATATTTGAAAATATTCAGTTTCCATATATGAAAATATCAAAAATAAAATTAAAATATATCTAAATATTAAAATATATTTTATTAATTGTTATTAGTTATTTTAATTATAATAATATATTTTATTATAATATTAAATATATCTAAATATATTGTAATTATTTATTAATTGTAGTTACGAATTAAAAATTTAAAATTTAAGGGCATTATTGCCATTTTGAAAATAATTAGCCTAATAAAATATATGAAATTAGTCTAATAGTATATAATTATCATTTTTTGGTATAAAAAACAATTTTTCGGTGTAGTTTTATGTTTCATTCATTTGTGTATTAAATTTTTTTTTTGTAACTTGAGTTTAAAATTTTACTCTGATACTATCACAATTTCCCCTATTTTGCAAGCAATTATTTTTCTTTTAAATGTAAAACAAGGATAACACCATGACAAATAATCAATCAACAGTGATAAGATTAACATTTCTTTTACAAGAAACACTGTTGCATAATTCACTCCCGCGCTTTTTCACCTTCTCCACCCCAAAAGAAAATTAATAATAATATCATTCGGTCCAAAAAAAAAATTGAACACAATAAAAAATCATAAAGAGCTCAAATCATCAGCAGAGTATGTGCGGTGCACGCGACCACCACCCCCACCTTTCTTCGACTCATCAGCAGCAGCACCACCACCGCCGCCGCATACGAAACTGCATTCAACGCCACAAATCTTACTGAAACACGAGAAAAGACCGTTACCTTCAGAACTATGACGACGGTTAGCATTTTTCGCCGCTGGAGTTTTCCGTCTAGAACTTCTTCCTCCATTGGCAGCATAAACAACCGAACCGTCGTAATCAGTACTGCTCACTTGGCTTGACCCTATGTCGTACAACGGTGGCAGCTCCGTCCTCCACATCTCAAGCTTCGAACGCGCTCCTTCGATGCTAGAGTCGTCAACGCTCCAGTCACTAAGTATCGAGCTTTCCGTCTCGTGAGATTT
Proteins encoded:
- the LOC106309768 gene encoding uncharacterized protein LOC106309768, giving the protein MATVGRNIAAPLLFLNLVMYLIVLGFASWCINKYINGQTNHPSFGGNGATPFFLTFSILAAVIGIASKLAGGNHIRFWRNDSLAAAGSASIVAWAVTALAMGLACKQINIGGWRGWRLRMIEAFIIILTFTQLLYLLLIHAGTFSSKYGPGYRDTDYATGQGHHVPGTHAGEHKAGVGTHMPV
- the LOC106309410 gene encoding uncharacterized protein LOC106309410, whose amino-acid sequence is MPFELKLESSCFCITLPFLFVSFVHRTINPLINAAQLRYIKEAEEIRLAMQPLDLIKRVREIEQEGTGGQETELEKDVKQNTAVDLSKRLKEFRLLNDASSLKALEEWRKRKMERARQRDLEKTGGLSSSKTS
- the LOC106308095 gene encoding LOW QUALITY PROTEIN: auxin-responsive protein IAA12-like (The sequence of the model RefSeq protein was modified relative to this genomic sequence to represent the inferred CDS: deleted 2 bases in 1 codon), with the translated sequence MRGGSEFELGKTNLLPAESELELGLGLSLSSGAWRERGRILTAKDFPSVGSKRAAADSSSSHHGASPPRSSQVVGWPPVGSHRMNSLANKQAVKAEQGEAKKKVMKEDEPKDVSVKGSGFVKVNKDGVGIGRKVDVRAHSSYENLAQTLEEMFFGRTGTTSMEKVKPLRLLDGSSEFVLTYEDKEGDWMLVGDVPWRMFITSVKRLRIMGTSEASGLAPRHQEQKERQRNSPVSLLFKS